The proteins below are encoded in one region of Aeromonas veronii:
- a CDS encoding sigma-54-dependent Fis family transcriptional regulator: protein MRESPMSSPIQRSWQRCLHQGLSRQQSAELDLLPQGELSARLEASRELIACFQRFVLPLFAQLLAGRPCRLLLCDAEGAILAASGDEGFARHAERIFLRSGARWGEASKGTNAIGTALAEQSEVQVLGAQHFFAQHSSLSCSACPLLGPDGTLLGVLDVSSDAAHHDGDMLGTVRLLAMTLENALLARKGGWLVDLDPQSLWSARLLLGESGELLGANRAGRLWLGQHFFDGAQLLREGRGLRLEAPAMPRTVVIPPAGGVPLKMLERGIPLLVEGETGSGKEYLVRALHDQSSRRERPLVCVNCGALPADLVEAELFGYVGGAFSGARNQGSQGYVRAAHGGILMLDEIGELPLPAQTRLLRVLQERSVTPVGSHRPEPVDFWLVCASHRDLAAMVQTGDFREDLYYRISGWRQEVTPLRARPHAERSALMSQLIGEMDASLRLDDAALQQLLAHPLPGNVRQLKQVLEVACVLAEGQGVITPAHLHLPATDPGMGGAPETTLRSQSRRQAQQTLALCGGNLSEAARRLGVSRTTLYRLLKEEG from the coding sequence ATGCGCGAATCCCCCATGTCCAGCCCCATCCAACGCTCCTGGCAGCGCTGTCTGCACCAGGGGCTCAGCCGTCAGCAGAGTGCCGAGCTGGATCTCCTGCCCCAGGGGGAGTTGTCGGCCCGGCTGGAGGCGAGCCGGGAGCTGATTGCCTGCTTCCAGCGCTTCGTGCTGCCCCTTTTTGCCCAGTTGCTGGCGGGGCGTCCCTGCCGCTTGCTGCTGTGCGACGCCGAGGGGGCCATACTGGCCGCCAGCGGGGATGAGGGGTTCGCCCGTCACGCCGAACGCATCTTCCTGCGCAGTGGCGCCCGCTGGGGGGAGGCGAGCAAGGGGACCAACGCCATCGGCACGGCGCTGGCCGAGCAGAGCGAGGTGCAGGTGCTGGGGGCCCAGCACTTCTTCGCCCAGCACAGCAGCCTCAGTTGCAGTGCCTGTCCCCTGCTCGGGCCGGACGGTACCCTGCTCGGGGTGCTGGACGTCTCCAGCGATGCGGCCCACCACGATGGCGACATGCTGGGCACGGTGCGGCTCTTGGCCATGACCCTCGAGAACGCCTTGCTGGCTCGCAAGGGGGGCTGGCTGGTGGATCTCGATCCCCAGAGTCTCTGGTCCGCCCGCCTGCTGCTGGGGGAGTCGGGAGAGTTGCTCGGTGCCAACCGGGCGGGGCGACTCTGGTTGGGCCAGCACTTCTTCGATGGCGCGCAACTGCTGCGGGAGGGACGCGGTCTGCGGCTCGAGGCTCCGGCCATGCCCAGAACGGTCGTGATCCCGCCCGCCGGGGGCGTGCCCCTCAAGATGCTGGAACGTGGCATCCCCCTGCTCGTGGAGGGGGAGACCGGCAGCGGCAAGGAGTACCTGGTGCGCGCGCTGCATGACCAGTCGAGTCGGCGAGAGAGGCCTCTGGTGTGCGTCAACTGTGGCGCCCTGCCAGCAGATCTGGTTGAGGCCGAGTTGTTCGGGTATGTGGGAGGCGCCTTCAGCGGGGCGCGCAATCAGGGCAGCCAGGGGTATGTGCGGGCCGCCCACGGCGGCATCCTGATGCTGGACGAAATCGGGGAGTTGCCCCTGCCGGCCCAGACCCGGCTGCTGCGGGTGCTGCAGGAACGCAGTGTGACGCCGGTTGGCAGCCACAGGCCCGAGCCGGTGGACTTCTGGCTGGTCTGCGCCAGCCACCGGGATCTGGCGGCCATGGTGCAGACGGGGGACTTTCGGGAGGATCTCTATTATCGCATCAGCGGCTGGCGCCAAGAGGTGACGCCGCTGCGCGCCCGCCCGCACGCTGAGCGCAGCGCCCTGATGAGTCAGCTGATCGGTGAGATGGATGCCTCACTGCGCCTGGATGATGCCGCGTTGCAGCAACTGCTGGCCCACCCGCTGCCCGGCAACGTGCGACAGCTCAAGCAGGTGCTGGAGGTGGCTTGCGTGCTGGCGGAGGGGCAGGGGGTGATCACCCCGGCTCATCTGCATCTGCCTGCAACCGATCCGGGGATGGGGGGCGCGCCGGAGACGACGCTGCGCAGCCAGAGCCGGCGGCAGGCGCAGCAGACGCTGGCACTGTGTGGGGGTAATCTGAGCGAGGCGGCGCGGCGCCTCGGGGTCAGCCGTACTACCCTCTATCGGCTGCTGAAAGAGGAGGGCTGA
- a CDS encoding GGDEF domain-containing protein, whose product MIPSYFRVTNLLFWFLLALSVLAILLFEFGPERRLDILASTEFSAKGQDDRAHGGQSITTLIPDNRVPTIDCKLRPGYEYPFCELILTLTQPEAGIDLSLFSGMRVKLAASGEHPQVWRFYLRNYDPSYSIPGDDTSHKFNEVMFRPNDYGVVQDVPLDVFAPSSWWVQQYNIPLAQQGPDLQHVYAIELASGDRMLPGDYRLSLEQMEFYGRWGKPGNFYRYLLMSWLAYGILLFLMQYLLVGDKLRKAKAARLAAEALSQSLSEQNRRTEEEARYDPLTGALNRLGGEKLLGELGEMPLSFIYIDIDHFKHVNDAHGHPMGDEVLKHMVSEVLRHCDNLCRLVRWGGEEFVLVCLHYEQARAVALAERIRQAIEAYGDWPLGLKVTASFGVAERRGDPLERTLKRADEALYQAKKRGRNRVEVE is encoded by the coding sequence ATGATCCCCTCCTACTTCCGCGTGACCAATCTGTTGTTCTGGTTCCTGTTGGCCCTCAGCGTGCTGGCGATCCTGTTGTTTGAATTTGGCCCCGAACGGCGGTTGGATATCCTCGCCAGCACCGAGTTCTCAGCCAAGGGGCAGGACGACCGCGCTCATGGCGGCCAATCCATCACCACCCTGATTCCTGACAACAGGGTCCCGACCATAGACTGCAAGTTGCGGCCGGGATATGAGTACCCCTTCTGTGAGCTGATCCTGACCCTGACCCAACCGGAGGCGGGGATCGACCTCTCCCTCTTCAGCGGGATGCGGGTCAAGCTGGCGGCCAGTGGGGAGCATCCCCAGGTCTGGCGCTTCTATCTTCGTAACTACGACCCCAGCTATTCGATCCCGGGAGACGATACTTCCCACAAGTTCAACGAGGTGATGTTCCGTCCCAACGACTATGGGGTCGTGCAGGATGTGCCGCTCGATGTGTTCGCTCCCAGTTCCTGGTGGGTGCAGCAGTACAATATCCCGCTGGCCCAGCAGGGGCCGGATCTGCAGCATGTCTATGCCATCGAGCTGGCCTCGGGGGATCGCATGTTGCCGGGAGACTATCGACTGAGTCTGGAACAGATGGAGTTCTATGGCCGTTGGGGCAAACCGGGGAACTTCTATCGCTATCTGCTGATGAGCTGGCTGGCCTACGGCATCTTGCTGTTTCTGATGCAGTACCTGCTGGTGGGGGACAAGCTGCGCAAGGCGAAGGCGGCGCGACTGGCGGCCGAGGCCCTCAGCCAGAGCCTCAGCGAGCAGAATCGGCGCACCGAAGAGGAGGCCCGCTACGATCCCCTGACCGGTGCCCTCAATCGCCTCGGCGGCGAGAAGCTGCTCGGGGAGCTTGGCGAGATGCCGCTCTCCTTCATCTATATCGACATCGACCATTTCAAGCACGTCAATGACGCTCACGGCCACCCCATGGGGGACGAGGTCCTCAAGCACATGGTGAGCGAGGTGCTGCGTCACTGTGACAACCTGTGCCGGTTGGTGCGCTGGGGCGGGGAGGAGTTCGTGCTGGTCTGCCTGCACTATGAACAAGCCCGTGCCGTGGCGCTGGCCGAGCGGATCCGGCAGGCCATCGAGGCCTATGGCGACTGGCCGCTCGGACTCAAGGTTACGGCCTCTTTCGGGGTGGCGGAGCGACGCGGCGATCCCCTGGAGAGGACCCTGAAGCGGGCCGACGAGGCGCTCTATCAGGCCAAGAAACGGGGGCGCAACCGGGTCGAAGTGGAATAG
- a CDS encoding VOC family protein: MPHSLGALTLLVADYDEAIAFFTQGLDFALLEDSRLDEPGKPGKRWVRVAPKGAPGSALLLARAATPEQEAAIGRQGGGRVFLFLETHDFWADYRRMQEYGVQFCEEPRLESYGTVVVFEDISGNRWDLLQRAAAT, from the coding sequence ATGCCGCACTCTCTGGGGGCCTTGACCCTGCTGGTGGCCGATTACGACGAGGCGATCGCCTTCTTCACCCAGGGGCTGGATTTTGCCCTGCTGGAAGACAGCCGACTGGATGAGCCGGGCAAACCGGGCAAGCGTTGGGTGCGGGTCGCCCCCAAGGGGGCCCCCGGTTCGGCCCTGCTACTGGCTCGCGCCGCCACTCCCGAGCAAGAGGCCGCCATCGGTCGCCAGGGAGGAGGCCGGGTGTTCCTGTTCCTCGAGACCCATGACTTCTGGGCAGATTACCGCCGCATGCAGGAATATGGTGTCCAGTTTTGTGAAGAGCCGCGTCTCGAATCCTATGGCACCGTGGTGGTGTTCGAGGACATCAGCGGCAATCGCTGGGATCTGCTGCAACGGGCTGCTGCCACCTGA
- the phoB gene encoding phosphate regulon transcriptional regulator PhoB: MAKRILVVEDEAPIREMLCFVLEQKGYETVEAEDYADGLAKVREPYPELIVLDWMMPGGSGIQFIKQLKQDEVTRQIPVVMLTARGEEEDKVRGLEAGADDYITKPFSPKELTARLHAVMRRVSPTSVDEVIEVQGLKLDPVSHRVSAEEKALDMGPTEFKLLHFFMTHPERVYSREQLLNNVWGTNVYVEDRTVDVHIRRLRKAIEETGHDRLIQTVRGAGYRFSTRL; this comes from the coding sequence ATGGCTAAGCGAATTCTGGTGGTCGAGGACGAGGCACCCATCCGCGAAATGCTCTGCTTCGTGCTCGAGCAGAAAGGATATGAGACCGTTGAGGCGGAAGATTATGCCGATGGACTGGCGAAGGTGCGCGAACCCTACCCCGAACTCATCGTGCTGGACTGGATGATGCCAGGTGGCAGTGGCATCCAGTTCATCAAGCAGCTCAAGCAGGATGAGGTGACCCGCCAGATCCCGGTGGTGATGCTGACTGCCCGTGGCGAGGAAGAGGACAAGGTGCGGGGACTGGAGGCGGGGGCCGACGACTACATCACCAAGCCCTTCTCCCCCAAGGAGCTGACCGCCCGCCTGCATGCGGTGATGCGCCGGGTCTCCCCGACCTCGGTGGACGAGGTGATCGAGGTGCAGGGGCTCAAACTGGATCCGGTTTCCCACCGGGTCAGTGCCGAGGAGAAGGCGCTGGACATGGGCCCGACCGAGTTCAAGTTGCTGCACTTCTTCATGACGCACCCGGAGCGGGTCTACAGCCGCGAGCAGTTGCTCAACAACGTCTGGGGAACCAATGTCTATGTGGAAGACAGAACCGTGGACGTGCACATCCGCCGTCTGCGCAAGGCCATCGAAGAGACGGGACACGACAGACTGATCCAGACGGTGCGTGGGGCCGGATACCGCTTCTCCACCCGTCTCTAG
- the phoR gene encoding phosphate regulon sensor histidine kinase PhoR encodes MLQPYAWRRQLWRMAFFYAPFVLVGWLIDHLALCLLVATLLHLGWHYRFQKRLSDWLWHDRSLVPPHGSGSWEYIFNGIYKLQQRHRARRRELAGLIRRFREGAEALPDAAVVFRTDGSILWCNRLAEQLLGFRWPEDAGQHIGNLIRNPAFVAYLGKGQYDEPFEMHSPINEEKFLEFRIMPYAEDQAMLVVRDVTRLRSLEKTRKHFVSNVSHELRTPLTVLKGYLEMTEEPPPPAMWAKAHKVMMEQTIRMDNLVNQLLTLSRIEAAPTVDLSHLVDMPAMLGLLEQEARALSGEAGHRLVFNVQPDLFVRGDRDQLRSAVSNLVYNAIHYTPAGRQITVEWRKQGAMALFVVADEGEGIAPEHLTRLTERFYRVDKARSRHTGGSGLGLAIVKHALSHHDAQLEIESRIGKGSRFSFLIPARMVVIK; translated from the coding sequence ATGTTGCAACCTTACGCTTGGCGGCGTCAGTTGTGGCGAATGGCGTTCTTCTACGCCCCCTTCGTCTTGGTAGGTTGGTTAATCGATCATCTTGCGCTCTGCCTGCTGGTGGCGACCCTGTTGCATCTGGGCTGGCACTATCGCTTCCAGAAGCGGCTGTCGGACTGGCTGTGGCACGATCGCAGCCTGGTGCCCCCCCATGGCAGCGGCAGCTGGGAATACATCTTCAACGGCATCTACAAACTCCAGCAGCGCCACCGTGCCCGTCGCCGGGAGCTGGCGGGGCTCATTCGTCGCTTCCGGGAAGGGGCCGAGGCGTTGCCCGACGCGGCCGTGGTGTTTCGCACCGATGGCAGCATCCTCTGGTGCAACCGGCTGGCGGAGCAGTTGCTCGGCTTTCGCTGGCCGGAGGATGCGGGACAGCACATCGGCAACCTCATCCGCAATCCCGCCTTCGTCGCGTATCTGGGCAAGGGGCAGTATGACGAGCCCTTCGAGATGCACTCTCCCATCAACGAGGAGAAGTTTCTCGAATTCCGGATCATGCCCTATGCCGAGGATCAGGCCATGCTGGTGGTGCGGGACGTGACCCGGCTGCGCAGCCTGGAGAAGACTCGCAAGCACTTCGTTTCCAACGTCTCCCACGAGCTGCGCACCCCGCTCACCGTGCTCAAGGGATATCTGGAGATGACCGAGGAGCCACCGCCCCCCGCCATGTGGGCCAAGGCTCACAAGGTCATGATGGAGCAGACGATCCGCATGGATAACCTGGTCAATCAGCTGCTCACCCTGTCGCGCATCGAGGCGGCGCCGACCGTGGATCTCTCTCATTTGGTGGACATGCCCGCCATGCTGGGCCTGCTGGAGCAGGAGGCGAGGGCGCTCTCGGGGGAGGCTGGGCACCGACTGGTGTTCAACGTGCAGCCGGATCTGTTCGTGCGAGGGGACAGGGATCAACTGCGCAGTGCCGTCTCCAACCTGGTTTACAACGCCATTCACTATACCCCGGCGGGTCGTCAGATCACCGTGGAGTGGCGCAAGCAGGGGGCCATGGCGCTGTTCGTGGTAGCGGACGAGGGGGAGGGGATAGCCCCCGAGCACCTGACCCGGCTCACCGAGCGGTTCTACCGGGTCGACAAGGCCCGCTCCCGTCATACCGGCGGCTCTGGGCTCGGCCTTGCCATCGTCAAGCATGCCTTGAGTCATCACGATGCCCAGCTCGAGATAGAGAGCCGGATTGGCAAGGGCAGCCGCTTCAGCTTCCTCATCCCTGCCCGCATGGTGGTGATAAAATAA
- a CDS encoding PstS family phosphate ABC transporter substrate-binding protein, which translates to MKLNKLAGVIGFTAATLFSVSALAAGVDKDLPDYTPTSGISGNLSSVGSDTLANMMTLWAEEFKRMYPNVNVQIQAAGSSTAPTALTEGVAQFGPMSRAMKAGEEEAFEKRYGYKPTAIRVAVDALAVFVNKDNPIKGLTMPQIDAIFSSTLKCGEAKAATKWADLGLDGSWSSKDLQLFGRNSVSGTYGYFKEHALCNGDFKSGVNEQPGSASVVQSVSSSLNGIGYSGIGYVTSGVRAVPLSKDGKTFIEATSDNAITGKYPLSRFLYVYVNKHPNKPLAPMEQEFVKMMLSKAGQTIVAKDGYVPVPSKVVQADLKKLGIM; encoded by the coding sequence ATGAAACTCAACAAACTGGCTGGTGTAATCGGATTTACCGCAGCAACCCTGTTTTCTGTCAGCGCATTGGCTGCCGGTGTGGATAAAGATCTGCCGGATTACACTCCGACCAGCGGCATCTCGGGCAACCTGTCCTCTGTCGGCTCTGACACCCTGGCCAACATGATGACCCTGTGGGCCGAAGAATTTAAGCGCATGTACCCGAACGTCAACGTGCAGATCCAGGCCGCCGGTTCCTCTACCGCGCCCACTGCCCTGACCGAAGGTGTTGCCCAGTTTGGCCCCATGAGCCGTGCCATGAAGGCCGGTGAAGAAGAGGCCTTCGAGAAGCGTTACGGTTACAAGCCCACCGCCATCCGCGTCGCCGTCGATGCCCTGGCCGTGTTCGTCAACAAGGACAACCCCATCAAGGGGCTGACCATGCCGCAGATCGACGCCATCTTCTCCAGCACCCTCAAGTGCGGCGAAGCCAAGGCCGCCACCAAGTGGGCAGACCTGGGTCTGGATGGCAGCTGGTCTTCCAAGGACTTGCAACTGTTCGGTCGCAACTCCGTCTCCGGTACCTACGGCTACTTCAAGGAGCACGCCCTGTGTAACGGCGACTTCAAGAGCGGCGTGAACGAGCAACCGGGTTCTGCCTCCGTGGTGCAGTCCGTCTCCTCCTCCCTGAACGGCATCGGCTACTCCGGTATCGGCTACGTCACCTCCGGTGTACGCGCCGTCCCGCTCTCCAAGGATGGCAAGACCTTCATCGAAGCCACCTCGGACAACGCCATCACCGGCAAATACCCGCTGTCGCGCTTCCTGTACGTCTACGTGAACAAGCACCCGAACAAACCCCTCGCCCCGATGGAGCAGGAGTTCGTGAAGATGATGCTGTCCAAGGCGGGTCAGACCATAGTGGCGAAAGACGGCTATGTGCCGGTACCGTCCAAGGTGGTGCAGGCCGACCTGAAGAAGCTGGGTATCATGTAA
- a CDS encoding M48 family metallopeptidase — translation MRASSLSPFGLVALCSALLAGCAQSPTGRNQMLLFSPQQMNQLGADSFEEMKKQEKVSTDARMNAYVSCVAKAVTAQVPASYGITSWEVVVFDSKEVNAFALPGGKIGVYSGLLKVAKNQDQLATVIGHELTHVLAQHSNERLSRDQLTGIGLAAADVALGASGSSYGGATMAALGLGVQVGITLPYGREQESEADRLGLALMAKAGFDPAQAIPLWQNMSAASGGKAPPQLLSTHPSDASRIAELQAQQAEVQPLYQQARASGLAPQCKA, via the coding sequence ATGCGTGCCTCTTCTCTCTCCCCGTTTGGCCTGGTGGCTCTGTGCAGCGCCCTGTTGGCCGGCTGTGCCCAGTCGCCGACCGGTCGCAACCAGATGCTGCTCTTCTCCCCCCAGCAGATGAATCAGCTGGGTGCCGACTCGTTCGAGGAAATGAAGAAGCAGGAGAAGGTGAGCACGGATGCCCGGATGAATGCTTACGTCTCCTGCGTGGCCAAGGCGGTGACCGCCCAGGTGCCCGCCAGTTACGGCATCACCAGCTGGGAGGTGGTGGTGTTTGATTCCAAAGAGGTGAATGCCTTCGCCCTGCCCGGCGGCAAGATAGGGGTCTACAGCGGCCTGCTCAAGGTAGCCAAGAATCAGGATCAGCTCGCCACCGTCATCGGCCACGAGTTGACCCACGTACTGGCTCAGCACTCCAACGAACGCCTCTCTCGGGATCAGCTGACCGGCATCGGGCTGGCGGCGGCCGATGTGGCGCTCGGCGCGAGTGGCAGCAGCTATGGTGGTGCCACCATGGCGGCCCTCGGGCTTGGCGTCCAGGTGGGCATTACCTTGCCGTACGGCCGCGAGCAGGAGAGCGAGGCGGATCGTCTCGGGCTGGCGCTGATGGCCAAGGCTGGCTTCGATCCGGCGCAGGCCATCCCCCTGTGGCAAAATATGAGTGCCGCCTCCGGTGGCAAGGCGCCTCCCCAGCTGCTCTCCACCCACCCGAGCGATGCCAGCCGCATCGCCGAGCTGCAGGCCCAGCAGGCCGAAGTGCAGCCCTTGTATCAGCAGGCGAGAGCCTCCGGCCTGGCCCCCCAGTGCAAGGCATAA
- a CDS encoding GNAT family N-acetyltransferase gives MQGISLRLARPADAAAMTVMQRASWLAAYGDMLGEDALARLAVTDHLQIWQHRLAGAGPQPMLICQHEVVIGLLYWQPVREEVMTARICALYLHPAHWRQGYGKRLWQAVAVQMRRSGCECVKLWLLDGNRIGEGFYQRRGFVFDGQERTLTSLGQPCLQRQMSRLL, from the coding sequence GTGCAAGGCATAAGCCTGCGCCTCGCACGGCCCGCCGATGCCGCCGCCATGACGGTGATGCAACGGGCCAGCTGGTTGGCTGCCTATGGCGATATGCTGGGGGAAGATGCTCTGGCCCGGCTGGCGGTTACCGATCATCTGCAGATCTGGCAGCATCGTTTGGCCGGCGCCGGCCCCCAGCCCATGCTGATCTGCCAACACGAAGTGGTCATCGGTCTGCTCTACTGGCAGCCCGTGCGGGAGGAGGTGATGACTGCCCGCATCTGCGCCCTCTATCTGCATCCTGCCCATTGGCGCCAGGGTTATGGCAAGCGGCTGTGGCAGGCGGTGGCGGTGCAAATGCGACGATCCGGCTGCGAATGCGTCAAACTGTGGCTGCTTGATGGCAACCGGATAGGCGAGGGCTTCTATCAGCGTCGCGGCTTCGTGTTCGACGGGCAGGAGCGCACCCTCACCAGCCTGGGTCAGCCCTGCCTGCAGCGGCAAATGTCCCGTTTGCTTTGA
- a CDS encoding ROK family protein, whose translation MYYGFDIGGTKIAFAVYDGGLNLCHEERMSTPGDDYPGLQQLIRSRVLEADARFGAKGVVGIGFPGILNRDDKSIVAANLPAIHGRHLGADLTELLGRTVRVDNDANCFLWSEVHQGAAAGAQSALGMTIGTGIGGAVYLAGQLIQGRNWLAGEIGHYPLPATILMKYPDLPRPRCGCGRLVCFETYASGTGLERLYHHFHGERASGHQIVARYEAHEPSALTTIDCWLEILAAGLATAISVLDPEVVVLGGGLSGLPALYEQLPRRLPGHLLPGVALPAIRQARFGGAGGVRGAALLNL comes from the coding sequence ATGTATTACGGTTTTGACATTGGTGGCACCAAGATAGCCTTCGCGGTGTATGACGGCGGGTTGAATCTCTGTCACGAGGAGCGCATGAGCACCCCGGGGGATGACTATCCGGGGTTGCAGCAGCTCATCCGCAGCCGGGTGCTGGAGGCGGATGCCCGCTTCGGCGCCAAGGGGGTTGTTGGAATAGGCTTTCCCGGCATCCTCAACCGGGACGACAAGAGCATAGTGGCGGCGAACCTGCCCGCCATCCATGGCCGTCACCTGGGGGCTGACTTGACCGAACTGCTGGGACGCACCGTCCGGGTGGATAACGATGCCAACTGCTTCCTCTGGTCCGAAGTGCATCAGGGGGCCGCGGCCGGTGCGCAGAGTGCACTGGGCATGACCATAGGCACCGGCATCGGGGGTGCCGTCTATCTGGCCGGCCAACTGATCCAGGGCCGCAACTGGCTGGCGGGAGAGATAGGCCACTACCCGCTGCCCGCTACCATTCTGATGAAGTATCCCGACCTGCCGCGCCCCCGCTGTGGCTGTGGTCGGTTGGTCTGTTTCGAAACCTATGCGTCCGGTACTGGCCTCGAGCGTCTCTACCACCACTTCCACGGGGAGCGTGCCAGCGGTCATCAGATCGTCGCCCGCTACGAGGCGCACGAACCGAGCGCCCTGACCACTATCGACTGCTGGCTGGAGATCCTGGCGGCAGGGCTTGCCACCGCCATCTCGGTGCTCGACCCCGAAGTGGTGGTGCTGGGCGGCGGCCTCAGTGGTCTACCGGCGCTGTATGAACAACTGCCCCGGCGCCTGCCCGGCCACCTGCTGCCCGGGGTTGCCCTGCCAGCCATCCGTCAGGCCCGCTTCGGTGGGGCAGGCGGAGTGCGCGGCGCGGCTTTGCTCAATTTATGA
- a CDS encoding copper homeostasis protein CutC: protein MTRLEICIDNLESLFTAQQAGADRIELCSALGLGGLTPSYGFMQQVVRHATIPVYAMIRPRAGDFCFSAFEFEIMLQDIAAARAAGLQGVVVGLLDEAGRVPATLLKQLVDAAGPLGVTFHRAIDLCSDWRADLETIVDAGCERILSSGHAPTALAGLETLQAMQQALAGRASLMPGAGVNADNVRTILEFTGVDEVHMSGMGWRGGMVPHGVNMGTSDDGRVNITDGAKVAVVRALLDQA from the coding sequence ATGACCCGTCTTGAAATCTGTATCGACAATCTGGAATCCCTGTTTACCGCCCAGCAGGCCGGCGCGGATCGCATCGAGCTCTGCTCTGCGCTGGGTCTGGGTGGTCTGACGCCCTCTTACGGTTTCATGCAGCAGGTGGTGCGCCATGCCACCATCCCCGTCTACGCCATGATCCGCCCCCGTGCCGGGGATTTCTGCTTCAGTGCCTTTGAATTCGAGATCATGCTGCAGGACATCGCAGCCGCCCGTGCCGCCGGTTTGCAGGGCGTCGTGGTGGGTCTGCTGGACGAGGCGGGACGGGTGCCCGCAACCCTGCTCAAGCAGTTGGTGGACGCGGCCGGCCCCCTCGGCGTCACCTTCCATCGCGCGATTGACCTTTGCTCCGACTGGCGTGCCGACCTCGAAACCATCGTCGACGCAGGCTGTGAGCGGATCCTGAGTTCGGGCCATGCTCCCACTGCGCTCGCGGGGCTCGAGACCCTGCAGGCGATGCAGCAGGCCTTGGCCGGACGCGCCAGCCTGATGCCGGGAGCCGGGGTCAATGCCGACAATGTGCGCACCATTCTCGAGTTTACCGGCGTGGACGAGGTGCACATGTCCGGTATGGGCTGGCGTGGCGGCATGGTGCCCCACGGCGTCAACATGGGTACCTCGGACGATGGCCGGGTCAATATCACAGACGGTGCCAAGGTGGCGGTGGTGCGGGCTTTGCTGGACCAAGCCTGA
- a CDS encoding FKBP-type peptidyl-prolyl cis-trans isomerase, producing the protein MSQYDSIEQKASYGIGRNMGDQLAQQAFAGLDIPALQQGLADALNGLEFAVSRDDINDAFQVITTRMQAEQEAAAKAAAADGEAFLADNAKRAGVNVTDSGLQYEVMVEGNGAVPVAGQSVRVHYHGTFTHGGVFDSSVARGEPAEFPVTGVIAGWVEALQLMPVGSKWKLYIPQDLAYGARGAGSIPPYSALVFEVELLDIL; encoded by the coding sequence ATGTCCCAATACGACTCTATCGAACAGAAGGCCAGCTACGGCATCGGCCGCAACATGGGTGATCAGCTGGCGCAGCAAGCTTTCGCCGGTCTGGATATCCCGGCCCTGCAGCAAGGTCTGGCTGATGCCCTGAACGGTCTGGAGTTCGCGGTCAGCCGTGACGATATCAACGATGCCTTCCAGGTCATCACTACCCGCATGCAGGCCGAGCAGGAAGCTGCCGCCAAGGCTGCCGCCGCCGATGGCGAAGCCTTCCTGGCCGACAACGCCAAGCGTGCCGGTGTGAACGTGACCGACTCCGGTCTGCAGTACGAAGTCATGGTCGAAGGCAATGGTGCCGTCCCGGTTGCCGGTCAGTCCGTCCGTGTGCACTACCACGGCACCTTCACCCACGGTGGCGTGTTTGACAGCTCCGTCGCCCGTGGCGAACCGGCCGAATTCCCGGTCACTGGCGTCATCGCCGGCTGGGTTGAAGCACTGCAACTGATGCCGGTTGGTTCCAAGTGGAAGCTCTACATTCCGCAGGATCTGGCCTACGGTGCCCGTGGTGCTGGCTCCATCCCGCCGTACTCCGCTCTGGTATTCGAAGTGGAGCTGCTGGACATCCTGTGA